The bacterium genome includes a region encoding these proteins:
- the tssF gene encoding type VI secretion system baseplate subunit TssF: MMEDDILHYYEQELTFIRAMGAEFARKYPKIAGRLLLEPDKCEDPHTERLIEAFALLCARIQKKVNDDFPEITGSLLNILYPHYIAPIPSLSVVKFEPLKTVPPGGYRIEKNTALYSKPVSGFPCQFSTTYPVTLWPVEVVFAGLKDPKKVVRNAQQALVIKLKTLNNLKFSQIGWESVRFFLNGQGQHVYHLYELLFNNVCHVECETTDSRGKSVSVALAPENIKPVGFAPDEWMLPYSSRSFPGYILLFEYFCFPEKFLFFDLDCLDKLRSEPGHDTLDIWIYLNRPAKPNLLVNADTFCLSATPVVNLFRRIAEPIRLERKKPEYLVVPDSRRAEATEIYSVDQVAASMTGSLAEGTDFSPFYSLRHHLREDENLDRKAFWHVQRRPSGKKGDNGTEIFLSFTDWNLKPTDPGIETLTVYTTCTNRDLPARLPFGDPEGDFEMETSAPVARINCLIKPTPTRRPPLGGGLQWRLVSHLSLNYLSLVQGGEDALREILRLYDFDNSPVTRQQINGIVSVRAEPITRRIGQSFGRGIRTTIQFDEDRYVGTGLYLFASVLERFLGQYVSVNSFSQLVVKTLQKSEVLKKWPPRNGNRILL, from the coding sequence ATGATGGAAGATGACATTCTCCACTATTATGAGCAGGAGCTTACCTTTATCCGCGCCATGGGGGCGGAGTTTGCCAGAAAATATCCCAAGATCGCGGGGAGGCTGCTCCTGGAACCGGACAAGTGCGAGGACCCGCACACCGAGAGGCTGATCGAAGCGTTCGCCCTGCTCTGTGCACGCATTCAGAAGAAGGTCAACGATGACTTCCCGGAGATAACCGGGTCATTGCTGAACATCCTGTATCCTCACTACATTGCTCCTATCCCTTCCCTGTCGGTGGTGAAGTTCGAGCCTCTGAAGACGGTGCCGCCCGGAGGATACCGGATCGAGAAGAATACGGCACTCTATTCCAAACCCGTGAGCGGCTTTCCCTGTCAGTTCAGCACTACCTATCCCGTTACCCTGTGGCCGGTTGAAGTGGTGTTTGCAGGGCTGAAGGACCCGAAGAAAGTGGTGAGAAATGCCCAGCAGGCCCTGGTGATTAAGCTCAAGACCTTGAACAACCTCAAGTTTTCTCAGATCGGCTGGGAATCCGTGAGATTTTTTCTGAATGGTCAGGGGCAGCATGTGTATCATCTCTATGAGCTTCTGTTTAATAATGTCTGTCACGTTGAATGTGAAACGACCGACAGCCGGGGGAAGAGTGTATCGGTAGCTCTGGCCCCTGAGAACATCAAGCCGGTGGGGTTTGCTCCTGATGAATGGATGCTTCCTTATTCATCGAGGTCTTTTCCCGGTTACATCCTGCTCTTTGAATATTTCTGCTTCCCCGAAAAGTTCCTGTTCTTTGACCTCGACTGCCTTGACAAGCTGCGAAGCGAACCAGGGCATGATACGCTCGATATCTGGATATATCTGAACAGGCCTGCCAAACCGAACCTTCTGGTCAATGCCGATACCTTTTGTCTCTCGGCAACGCCGGTGGTCAACCTGTTCAGGCGCATTGCGGAACCGATCCGGTTAGAGCGAAAGAAACCGGAATACCTGGTTGTCCCGGACAGCAGAAGGGCAGAGGCAACCGAAATCTACAGTGTGGACCAGGTTGCCGCCTCAATGACAGGCTCCCTGGCGGAAGGGACAGACTTTTCGCCCTTTTATTCCCTCAGACACCACCTGAGAGAGGATGAGAATCTCGACCGGAAAGCCTTCTGGCATGTCCAGAGAAGGCCATCGGGCAAAAAAGGTGATAACGGCACGGAGATTTTTCTCTCCTTCACCGACTGGAACCTGAAGCCCACCGATCCGGGAATTGAGACCCTGACCGTGTATACGACCTGCACCAACCGCGACCTTCCCGCCCGTCTCCCCTTCGGTGATCCGGAGGGAGATTTCGAGATGGAAACTTCAGCCCCTGTAGCCCGGATAAACTGCCTGATAAAACCGACCCCCACCCGCAGACCGCCCCTTGGAGGAGGGCTTCAGTGGCGTCTGGTATCTCATCTGTCACTCAATTACCTCTCCCTTGTCCAGGGGGGAGAGGATGCGCTGCGGGAGATCCTCCGGCTGTATGACTTTGACAATTCACCGGTTACCCGGCAGCAGATCAACGGGATCGTATCTGTCAGAGCAGAGCCCATCACCAGGAGAATCGGCCAGTCCTTTGGCCGGGGAATACGGACAACGATCCAGTTCGACGAGGACAGGTACGTCGGTACCGGGCTCTATCTTTTTGCTTCGGTACTGGAAAGGTTTCTGGGACAGTATGTCTCGGTCAACTCCTTTTCACAACTGGTCGTCAAAACACTCCAGAAAAGTGAGGTATTGAAAAAGTGGCCGCCGAGGAACGGCAACAGGATACTCCTTTAG
- the tssB gene encoding type VI secretion system contractile sheath small subunit translates to MPSQESLQHKLDRVRSPRVQITYDVEIGDSIQMKEIPFVVGILADLSGKPDEPLPKLKDRKFIEIDRDNFNNVLEATRPRLAFKVDNKLTGEDTKLGVELRFKSLDDFHPEHVVQQVEPLRKLVEARKKLSDLLSKLDGNDRLDELLQEVISSTDLLQKAGEETGVKKSDEGKTVE, encoded by the coding sequence ATGCCATCGCAGGAAAGTTTACAGCACAAGCTCGATAGAGTTCGGTCTCCCCGCGTTCAGATCACCTATGATGTTGAGATCGGTGATTCCATCCAGATGAAGGAGATCCCTTTTGTCGTGGGAATATTGGCTGATTTATCCGGCAAACCCGATGAGCCGCTTCCGAAGCTGAAGGACAGAAAATTCATCGAAATCGACCGGGACAACTTTAACAATGTGCTTGAGGCGACCAGGCCGAGACTGGCTTTTAAAGTTGATAACAAGCTGACCGGAGAAGATACCAAGCTGGGAGTGGAGCTGAGGTTCAAGTCTCTCGATGATTTTCATCCGGAACACGTGGTACAGCAGGTCGAGCCGCTGCGCAAGCTGGTGGAAGCAAGGAAAAAACTCTCTGACCTGCTCAGCAAGCTGGATGGCAACGACAGGCTCGATGAGCTTCTCCAGGAGGTGATTTCCAGCACCGATCTGCTCCAAAAAGCGGGAGAGGAAACCGGAGTGAAAAAGTCAGACGAAGGGAAAACTGTGGAGTAA
- the tssA gene encoding type VI secretion system protein TssA, with protein MKRAIDQNALLAPIPGDNPCGSDLRYSPVYDAIKEARRSEDPFAQGDWKHEVKTSDWDKVITLATRALSRETKDLQIAAWLTEALIMTEGFDGLSAGMKILIGLLNNYWENVYPLIEDGDLEFRAAPLEFMNEKLPSCIQQVPLTDKGATPGYSYLRWKESREVGSESDIRNQYGDIDEDKKKKRDELLADGKLSAEEFDKAVTLSSTAFYASLAQIITACLEDFQKLDETVDRNFGSDAPRLAELRSAIEECSRLIMKIYKERKGPEPVVESAPAGEQSMAAAAEGHGEALDIRDPGRATTPAAGVLSAPAGRLAEDAGAPEQDLWAQALQMMQTGGLKQALDHLLAASLCAPSIRERNRCRLLVARLCLKANRTDLARPIIEELHGLIEELHLERWESPVWIAEVLDTLYQCLTQGEHPSDDDLDRARGLFRRLCTMDVTRAFSYRK; from the coding sequence ATGAAAAGAGCCATTGATCAAAACGCACTGCTGGCCCCGATTCCGGGTGATAATCCGTGCGGGAGCGACCTTCGCTACAGTCCCGTCTACGATGCAATCAAGGAAGCCAGGAGGTCTGAGGACCCGTTTGCCCAGGGAGACTGGAAGCACGAGGTAAAAACCTCTGACTGGGATAAGGTGATTACCCTTGCCACTCGTGCGCTGAGCCGTGAAACCAAGGACCTGCAGATTGCCGCCTGGCTCACCGAAGCCCTGATCATGACCGAAGGTTTTGACGGTCTTTCAGCGGGGATGAAGATACTGATCGGTCTTTTAAACAACTACTGGGAGAACGTTTATCCCCTGATAGAAGATGGAGACCTCGAATTCCGGGCTGCACCCCTGGAGTTCATGAACGAAAAGCTTCCATCGTGTATTCAGCAGGTCCCGTTGACAGACAAGGGCGCAACTCCGGGGTATTCTTACCTGAGGTGGAAGGAATCCCGCGAAGTGGGCTCTGAGTCTGACATCCGGAACCAATATGGCGATATTGACGAGGATAAAAAGAAAAAGCGTGATGAGCTGCTGGCTGATGGGAAATTGTCTGCGGAAGAATTCGACAAAGCCGTAACTCTCTCTTCAACGGCCTTCTATGCATCGTTGGCACAAATTATCACTGCCTGCCTTGAGGACTTTCAGAAACTCGACGAGACCGTGGACCGGAATTTCGGCTCCGACGCACCCAGGCTGGCCGAGCTTCGGAGTGCGATTGAGGAGTGCAGCAGGCTGATCATGAAGATATATAAAGAAAGAAAGGGACCCGAACCGGTCGTGGAGTCTGCCCCGGCGGGGGAACAGAGCATGGCTGCCGCTGCCGAAGGCCACGGAGAAGCGCTCGATATCCGGGACCCTGGACGGGCGACGACACCAGCGGCAGGAGTTTTATCAGCCCCGGCCGGGAGATTGGCAGAAGATGCGGGCGCTCCTGAACAGGATCTCTGGGCACAGGCCCTCCAGATGATGCAGACCGGCGGCCTGAAGCAGGCCCTGGACCATCTTCTGGCCGCCTCGTTATGCGCTCCGTCGATCAGAGAACGAAACCGATGCCGCCTCCTGGTAGCCAGACTCTGCCTGAAGGCAAACCGGACGGACCTTGCCCGGCCCATCATAGAGGAGTTGCACGGCCTGATCGAAGAGCTGCATCTTGAGCGCTGGGAATCTCCCGTCTGGATCGCGGAAGTGCTTGACACGCTGTATCAGTGCCTGACTCAAGGCGAGCACCCCTCGGACGATGACCTTGACCGGGCCAGGGGGCTTTTCCGGCGGCTCTGTACTATGGATGTAACCAGGGCATTTTCGTATAGAAAATAA
- a CDS encoding nucleotidyltransferase domain-containing protein, with protein sequence MPRSYEWEITPEKVEMAIQRIIEVGHPLKLILFGSYVRGETTINSDLDILVVMRNDIINQRQESVRIRRALRGISMPMDIIVVPEEKWIQLKDEPGLIYRQALREGKVVYESSNSI encoded by the coding sequence ATGCCAAGATCTTATGAGTGGGAGATAACCCCTGAAAAAGTCGAAATGGCCATTCAAAGAATTATTGAAGTCGGCCATCCATTGAAACTTATCCTGTTTGGCTCGTATGTTCGTGGCGAGACGACCATCAATAGTGATCTTGATATTCTCGTTGTAATGCGGAATGATATTATCAATCAACGACAAGAGAGTGTACGGATTCGGCGCGCTCTGCGGGGCATATCCATGCCTATGGATATTATCGTTGTACCGGAAGAAAAGTGGATACAGTTGAAGGATGAGCCCGGCCTGATTTACCGGCAAGCCCTGAGAGAAGGAAAGGTCGTCTATGAATCCTCAAACAGCATCTGA
- the tssG gene encoding type VI secretion system baseplate subunit TssG — translation MAAEERQQDTPLEDRLFDEYYRFSFFMAVHLLERLYPEKKPVGSSLSPVDEAVRFSVKPGLSFPASDISDLGWDDEGRQVRMGVSFMGLIGPAGVLPHWYNELALQRKWEKDFSLTAFLDIFHHRLVSLFYLAWKKSRLAVQYQPGAGDSISRYFLSLMGLGTPGLSDRIGLPEESLICYSGLFARPVPSAVAIELAAGYFAGTRAQVEQFIERVIALDPEDQTCLGVANHQLGENALCGNFVRENQTKFRVNLGPMDYAHFIRFLPGGDLLGPVFSLLRYMAGLEYEFEIRLLLKRESVPLCIIGRKDNLSARLGWTTWLTTPGTVFQDDPCLTFQEGDIGR, via the coding sequence GTGGCCGCCGAGGAACGGCAACAGGATACTCCTTTAGAAGACCGCCTTTTTGACGAATATTACCGGTTCTCCTTCTTTATGGCCGTGCACCTTCTGGAGCGCCTCTACCCGGAGAAAAAGCCGGTAGGCAGCAGCCTGAGCCCTGTCGATGAAGCGGTGCGGTTTTCGGTCAAGCCCGGGCTTTCGTTTCCGGCAAGTGATATATCGGATCTGGGCTGGGACGATGAAGGCAGGCAGGTCCGGATGGGAGTCTCGTTCATGGGATTGATTGGCCCCGCCGGGGTCCTTCCTCACTGGTATAACGAGCTGGCTTTGCAGAGGAAGTGGGAAAAGGATTTCAGCCTGACCGCTTTTCTGGATATTTTTCACCACCGCCTTGTGTCATTGTTCTATCTGGCCTGGAAGAAAAGCAGGCTGGCTGTCCAGTATCAGCCCGGAGCCGGGGACAGTATCTCACGGTATTTCTTAAGTCTCATGGGCCTGGGAACACCAGGGCTTTCGGACCGCATCGGATTGCCGGAAGAATCGCTCATCTGCTATAGCGGGCTTTTTGCAAGGCCGGTCCCGTCGGCTGTGGCCATTGAGCTTGCAGCAGGGTATTTTGCCGGGACCAGGGCACAGGTGGAGCAGTTCATCGAGCGGGTCATTGCCCTCGATCCGGAAGATCAGACCTGCCTGGGGGTGGCTAACCACCAATTGGGAGAGAATGCTCTGTGCGGAAACTTCGTCCGGGAAAACCAGACGAAATTCCGCGTCAATCTCGGACCGATGGATTATGCGCATTTTATCCGCTTCCTGCCGGGCGGTGACCTGCTGGGGCCGGTCTTTTCGCTCCTGCGGTACATGGCAGGGCTTGAATATGAATTCGAGATCCGGTTATTGCTGAAGCGGGAAAGTGTGCCGCTGTGCATAATAGGCAGGAAAGATAACCTGTCCGCCCGTCTGGGGTGGACCACCTGGCTCACGACGCCGGGAACTGTTTTTCAGGATGATCCCTGTCTGACTTTTCAGGAAGGGGATATTGGAAGGTGA
- the tssE gene encoding type VI secretion system baseplate subunit TssE: MQENRQNIQASILDRLIDYEPEVTQEPVQRQVLSIEQGKAAVIRDLENLLNTKSIVISIPPVYRQVSRSVLVYGVRDFTSQNPKSIAVKKQLRQNLEETIARFEPRLRNVTVQVEGSTGNERSVRFRITGLLILDPLTAPVTFDTLFDINRGEYTIQG, translated from the coding sequence ATGCAGGAGAACCGGCAAAATATCCAGGCATCTATCCTGGACAGGCTCATAGATTACGAGCCGGAGGTTACGCAGGAGCCTGTCCAGCGGCAGGTGCTGAGTATCGAACAGGGCAAGGCGGCTGTTATACGGGACCTTGAGAATCTTCTCAATACCAAGAGCATCGTCATTTCCATCCCGCCGGTATACCGGCAGGTCAGCCGCTCTGTTCTTGTCTACGGAGTGAGGGATTTTACCTCGCAAAACCCCAAGAGTATTGCCGTAAAAAAGCAGTTGCGCCAGAATCTGGAGGAAACCATCGCCAGGTTCGAGCCAAGGCTGAGGAATGTGACCGTCCAGGTTGAGGGGTCCACCGGAAACGAGCGAAGTGTCAGGTTCAGGATCACCGGTCTTCTGATCCTCGATCCCCTGACGGCACCCGTAACCTTTGATACCCTGTTCGATATCAATCGGGGTGAGTACACTATCCAGGGGTGA
- a CDS encoding type VI secretion system accessory protein TagJ produces the protein MDVKELIRLGRLSEARSQLIEKVKASPGDVSIRTLLFQVLALCGEWDKADRHLEAIAVQDSSVETGVQVYRNLVHAEKERIEVSKRSRLPSFLPKAPPYLELYFAAWDKLAAGNIEEARRLYEQLETISPLLSGTRDGRVFSGFRDMDTFLSLFLEVIVHEQYGWIPLESLRELSIAPPKTLFDLLWATARITTWEGLTLNCCLPVLYPGSFLHEDERVKLGRMTDWIPLGGPFYRGRGQHTFQVGEEDVAILEMREVIFELPAARK, from the coding sequence ATGGATGTAAAAGAATTAATCAGATTGGGAAGGCTTTCCGAAGCCCGATCGCAGCTCATCGAGAAAGTCAAAGCATCACCCGGTGATGTGAGTATAAGAACCCTCCTCTTTCAGGTGCTTGCCCTGTGCGGTGAGTGGGACAAGGCGGATCGTCACCTGGAGGCGATTGCTGTTCAGGATTCATCCGTCGAGACAGGCGTGCAGGTCTACCGGAACCTGGTCCATGCGGAAAAAGAACGGATCGAGGTCAGCAAGCGCAGCCGCCTGCCGTCGTTTCTGCCCAAAGCTCCGCCATATCTTGAGCTGTATTTTGCAGCCTGGGATAAGCTTGCTGCCGGCAATATTGAAGAGGCCCGCAGGCTGTACGAACAACTGGAAACGATCTCCCCTCTTTTGTCAGGCACACGGGATGGCAGGGTTTTCAGCGGCTTCAGGGATATGGACACCTTCCTGTCGCTTTTCCTCGAAGTGATTGTCCATGAGCAGTATGGATGGATCCCCCTGGAATCGCTGCGGGAGCTTTCCATAGCCCCGCCCAAGACCCTGTTCGATCTTCTGTGGGCAACCGCCCGGATAACCACCTGGGAAGGGCTCACCCTGAACTGCTGTCTGCCGGTTCTCTATCCCGGCTCCTTCCTCCATGAGGATGAGCGGGTCAAGCTTGGCCGGATGACTGACTGGATCCCGCTGGGAGGACCATTTTACCGAGGCAGAGGGCAGCATACTTTTCAGGTCGGAGAAGAGGATGTGGCCATCCTGGAAATGCGGGAGGTCATATTTGAATTGCCGGCAGCGAGGAAATAG
- the tssC gene encoding type VI secretion system contractile sheath large subunit encodes MEQQQQVQAAQAEAAGEEKGILDKIIEEGRMARDETQREWAKDLIGEFVNQIMQGAMVVSRDTERMINARISQIDRLLSLQLNEVMHHPDFQKLEASWRGLHYLVNQSETGETLKLRVMNVSKKDLLKDMEKASEFDQSTLFKKIYEEEFGTFGGASYGALIGDYEFGNNPQDLSLLEKISQVAAAAHAPFISAASPALFGWQSFTELGGPRDLAKIFQTAEYVKWKSFRDSEDARYVALVLPHVLMRLPYGQANIPVESFAYEEDVDGTDHDKYLWGNAAYALGARLTDAFAKYHWTAAIRGVEGGGLVQGLPVHTFRTDEGDVALKCPTEIAITDRREKEFADLGLIPLVHCKGTDYAAFFSTQTVNKAKTYDTDAANANARLSSQLQYILAVSRFAHYLKSIMRDKIGSFMTRKNVEDYLNRWISNYVLLDDEAGQEMKAKFPLREARVDVVEVPGKPGAYRAVAFLRPHYQLDELSISLRLVANLPPPAKG; translated from the coding sequence ATGGAACAACAGCAACAGGTACAGGCTGCTCAGGCTGAGGCAGCCGGGGAAGAAAAAGGGATTTTGGATAAAATCATCGAAGAGGGCCGCATGGCCCGCGATGAGACACAGCGGGAATGGGCCAAAGATCTCATCGGGGAATTCGTCAATCAGATCATGCAGGGGGCCATGGTCGTTTCCAGGGATACCGAGCGCATGATCAACGCCAGAATCAGTCAGATTGACCGGCTTCTTTCCCTTCAGCTCAATGAAGTCATGCATCACCCTGATTTCCAGAAGCTTGAGGCCTCCTGGCGGGGATTGCACTATCTGGTCAATCAATCCGAAACCGGTGAAACCCTGAAGCTCAGAGTAATGAACGTATCGAAGAAAGACCTCCTCAAGGACATGGAAAAGGCGAGTGAATTTGACCAGTCCACGCTTTTTAAGAAGATTTATGAAGAGGAGTTCGGTACTTTCGGCGGAGCCTCCTATGGCGCTCTCATCGGTGATTATGAATTCGGTAACAACCCCCAGGACCTTTCACTTCTCGAAAAGATATCCCAGGTAGCCGCAGCCGCGCATGCTCCCTTTATCTCGGCTGCATCTCCGGCTCTTTTTGGCTGGCAGAGCTTCACCGAGCTTGGCGGGCCCCGGGATCTGGCCAAAATCTTCCAGACCGCCGAGTATGTCAAGTGGAAATCCTTCCGTGATTCGGAGGATGCCCGCTATGTGGCCCTTGTCCTGCCCCATGTTTTGATGAGACTTCCCTATGGTCAGGCGAATATCCCCGTGGAGTCCTTCGCTTATGAGGAGGATGTGGATGGCACGGATCACGACAAATATCTCTGGGGTAACGCGGCCTATGCTCTTGGTGCACGCCTGACCGATGCCTTTGCCAAGTACCACTGGACCGCCGCTATCAGGGGCGTTGAAGGCGGCGGGCTGGTCCAGGGGCTTCCCGTTCACACCTTCAGGACCGATGAGGGAGATGTGGCCCTGAAGTGTCCTACCGAGATAGCCATAACGGACAGGCGGGAGAAGGAATTTGCCGATCTTGGCCTTATTCCCCTGGTCCACTGCAAAGGGACGGATTATGCAGCTTTCTTCAGTACTCAGACAGTCAACAAGGCCAAGACGTATGATACCGATGCCGCCAACGCCAATGCCAGACTTTCTTCCCAATTGCAGTATATCCTTGCGGTTTCCCGGTTTGCTCATTATCTGAAATCGATCATGAGGGATAAGATCGGCAGTTTCATGACCCGGAAAAATGTCGAGGACTATCTGAACCGCTGGATCAGCAACTATGTACTGCTGGATGACGAGGCAGGCCAGGAAATGAAGGCCAAATTCCCGCTGCGGGAAGCACGGGTCGATGTGGTCGAGGTTCCGGGAAAACCCGGTGCGTATCGGGCTGTGGCCTTTCTGCGGCCTCATTACCAGCTCGATGAATTGAGTATATCCTTGAGGTTAGTAGCAAACCTGCCCCCGCCAGCCAAAGGGTAA
- a CDS encoding type VI secretion system tube protein Hcp: MAFDAFLKIDGIEGESTDDKHKGWIEILSYNWGVSQTASATASSSGGAASERANFQDFSVVKMLDKATPKLALACSSGQHIKEITLELCRAGGDKVPYMEYKMNEVLISSYSVGGAGGGEPTESLSFNYAKIQWTYTQQKRADGTPGGKIPAGWDLAANKKV, encoded by the coding sequence ATGGCTTTTGATGCATTTTTAAAAATTGACGGCATTGAGGGTGAAAGTACGGACGACAAGCACAAGGGCTGGATAGAGATATTGTCCTATAACTGGGGCGTAAGCCAGACAGCATCCGCTACTGCCAGCTCCTCCGGAGGGGCCGCATCGGAGAGGGCAAATTTCCAGGATTTTTCCGTTGTCAAGATGCTGGATAAGGCTACTCCGAAGCTGGCTCTGGCCTGCTCTTCAGGCCAGCATATCAAGGAGATCACGCTCGAATTATGCCGTGCCGGTGGCGATAAGGTGCCTTACATGGAGTATAAGATGAACGAGGTTCTCATCAGCTCGTATAGTGTCGGCGGTGCAGGCGGTGGCGAGCCGACGGAATCACTGAGCTTCAATTATGCAAAGATCCAGTGGACCTATACCCAGCAAAAACGCGCTGATGGTACCCCCGGAGGCAAGATACCGGCCGGATGGGACCTTGCGGCAAATAAGAAGGTATAA